A stretch of the Nitratifractor salsuginis DSM 16511 genome encodes the following:
- the tnpA gene encoding IS200/IS605 family transposase, which yields MQEYRNGGHTVWDCKYHLVWTTKYRYPVLKGDVGYRCRDLLREIAMSREMVIYAGSINRDHVHLLIGIPPNMSVSKAVQYLKGKSSHKLMSEFRMLKKRYWGQHLWARGYWVATSGNVTDEVWMEYIKNQQPPELDDEFRVV from the coding sequence ATGCAAGAGTATAGAAATGGTGGGCATACAGTATGGGACTGTAAATACCATCTCGTGTGGACGACAAAATACCGTTATCCCGTCTTAAAAGGGGATGTGGGGTACCGATGCCGAGATTTGTTACGTGAGATTGCGATGAGTCGGGAGATGGTGATTTATGCAGGATCCATCAATCGGGATCATGTACATTTGTTGATAGGGATACCGCCAAATATGTCCGTATCAAAGGCAGTGCAATATTTGAAAGGGAAGAGTTCGCATAAATTGATGAGTGAATTTCGGATGCTGAAGAAGCGGTATTGGGGGCAGCATTTGTGGGCGAGAGGATACTGGGTTGCAACGAGTGGAAATGTGACCGATGAAGTCTGGATGGAATATATCAAGAACCAACAACCACCAGAGCTTGATGATGAGTTCCGAGTTGTCTGA